One region of Armigeres subalbatus isolate Guangzhou_Male chromosome 3, GZ_Asu_2, whole genome shotgun sequence genomic DNA includes:
- the LOC134219186 gene encoding E3 SUMO-protein ligase RanBP2 isoform X2, whose amino-acid sequence MFSTKKDIDRHVKTSLAKLPEHEKFLRGLAIARQYFKLGEYSSAEHWLSCFLTVQEDSAPGHKLLGQCYEKQKKIDRAITSYQRSLQLDSKQTGLITEVCKLLLSDDNFSKNLSKAKHWCDLAETERINHEAVLNLKLKVANKDTTTDNKLIKEIILKEIVARPLDPGLRIRLVKHFIEEKRMDDAFKYCFDIEMKFTETFQQSIEWTNAISSMLTKYVEQNVNTYQSNWNYWLLSILTLDRQIYLNLLADSSLQSIKQSNLKEIATLLFELDQTLRKFADKGRNACPNKQLAEEFLRHYRGQLLLHSSSLLFKHEKQGSGKARDVTTKCLPLLFLAYQCGVPDSDEPWLKHTNDITRGLVAYWNKQASFRCCQAGGTILSCIDESVDASVIAQIQSVTESKIWNTAEDLVNQVRQFCSDVGWKKHVFRALYSNNGDHVSKMSSSYFMQSGSIGEPQYVLPKREHMQMYLEIAQYLYPSSLAYQIYLGLGVEDLSELKCKSFKGLNFSTNNLDNCNVETLNQLDVDCFLYCSILVAKSCMEGERKYQDKIDTGKPIILPAPIMIPTLCEENKLDWWNAASAIFKNTKMDNMSSNKQLLQHGIQAVRGTGTPITDVLVLLKLGKILAKRVTSAMVPEERRQLELRTESVYKAGVLLWKMRNEASFSSTNIFFKYGIESFDCSQEAVKLAEEALTYLAGAYFRHGRYEEFTHDFGGIPLPFAAYFRAEAFKKLDESSKTPLKTKKFYSERARDCMKQTQKYLELPYIEKSHPLHFVVHSEIKRLQFNDSMDGSLNTSLNGFGTAGGIDDSDHFQSFSSSTNTGLNRSEREAANFSAKTNELENLIRKMMETLNIVKEDVLNIRNDVGDMQERLVKIEENIHKKPAEDDANRAASVLNDLYILDELQNPSFASQAAYNPPMQQLTPNMGPSHNRLPPAHSAAAAAAAAVAMQQTNAAYQQFYNTSYPMYMQQYAQQQGRAQIGSIASPMHTYPDNNLLVQASSAPYYQQQQPSLPPVALPTPQVPVAIPKGSSLIEQALQTPTLLNTWNSTYNSAIPATSMAPPLATSSTPLEKAAPVNVVITNSDPLPTNISVGTTQPMYSVTIPPQHIKHSVVGNTPTVTPVVPSSVPVALPASAPKATLPTTIMPGMFSQSINSSLTLNTSTAEPEEDNDEEDSANVSGEYDPRPDFKPIIALPDEIEVKTGEEDEEQIFCGRSKLLRMVDKEWKERGLGDLKILKSKTDPSKYRIVMRREQVHKIAANHSISPELIIKPMEKNNKCYTWAAMDFADEEPRKETFCARFASVELAKEFYDKFNDAKNEINKLKKQKENAAATPNFAFSTPKPDTSSTATNKSSFAATVPPIKPIFGMTTVATTTAATSTTTAPKPFQGFTFTNNFTPKTTTVEEKPKEPTKPSPFASFSFGANTKTVTPPSVDSSTGQKSFTDIYNSLNKLTAPSIISTPVNVVASKNPETQPSNTSLNEDVVEEFVPTADFKPVIALPELVEVKTGEEGFDCVFEHRAKIFRMDKTAKEWKERGIGNIRVLVNKEDNNVARLLMRREQVLKLCCNQLITKDVKFTRTEKNNSLTWVGHDYSENELVVETFAIRFKTADVRDDFHNILTKVQAAMGDKPQSDATYKKEDKKTEPKGFGDKFKPKAGSWTCESCYLTNKADDVYCMACNSPKDSTVPKKESNLLDTMSKTTSKFTFGVQPASKKDPPVAGFGDQFKPKAGSWTCSGCYVTNKADDLYCLACDTPKDSTVPKKENKGVLGAAGDGPKLTFASGGGFTFGVPAVTSTATISSSVVTTTTGSGFTFGSTPGSGFTFGINLPKPAVTATPSTISTDVATAVTSTTASSSFKFELPKPTLSFGPSPTKSTVDTASATTPRLPAPAEKTSFEFVFKPKSPGKPKSPGRTLSTGSANDDAECEAEGEECAEEENNTYFTPVIPLPDKVDVKTGEEDEDVLYSHRSKLYRYVDKEWKERGIGDVKILKHKTNGKLRVVMRRDQVLKICLNHALDSDVQYQKKDDKSWQFIANDFSEGVFEVMNFSLRFKNAEIANDFKIAIDRALSGEATKASSPASNILNATLDSTISTPISNLNFSQLSDISLDEKAIIDKHKLPANFFDSPKQPCPGCRGCDPDGFVFPTYDLAMNRDLLDQKPLPMNVNDVKPVPITRKITRSPKKVSFSESNEDEKVNNLFGSLSTTTTVGKTTDSKSSPFSISSFVSAEKQSSASTVFGTASIPTTDQSTPKSIFGGFASGTTSGTPVTGSIFSSSLNTTPKTVLPSSQTDKSKSPLLQPSVFGSVGSGSSLNKSAEGVQLFGSGFGQISTASANIFGGTPGSTTKSETPANTPISNVTTPALGSAGSGNIFGGFGNSSSTPVFGSLSTSANLTGGFSFADAAKGFDKQTIIESDLLKKMETGVSFASLATGKSENFLTKQNAPNTGFVGLTVKEDVFTRMANSSKNDSTGDTDDKGEAAGGDENYDPHYEPIIQLPDEIEVRTGEEEETKLFGCRAKLYRYDADTKEWKERGVGELKILFHPERKSYRLLMRREQIFKLVLNHVISSDLLVTSMNSKAFIWAAMNHAEEGPQLEKLAARFKNEDLAGNFKTILDQCQENLRQKPDLEPDQD is encoded by the exons ATGTTCTCCACCAAAAAGGATATTGATCGGCACGTTAAAACGTCGCTAGCGAAATTGCCGGAGCATGAG aaatttctacgaGGTTTGGCGATAGCTCGACAATATTTCAAACTAGGCGAGTACAGCAGTGCTGAGCATTGGCTTTCCTGTTTCCTCACGGTGCAAGAGGACAGCGCTCCCGGTCATAAACTTCTTGGGCAATGTTACgagaagcagaaaaaaatcgACAGAGCAATCACCTCATATCAACGGTCTCTTCAACTGGATTCCAAACAAACCGGATTGATCACGGAAGTTTGTAAACTATTGTTGTCGGATGATAACTTTAGTAAAAATCTTTCGAAAGCTAAGCACTGGTGCGATCTCGCCGAAACGGAACGCATCAACCATGAAGCCGTACTGAATCTGAAACTTAAAGTGGCAAATAAAGACACCACTACTGACAACAAGCTGATTAAGGAGATTATTCTCAAAGAAATCGTAGCTCGTCCTCTGGATCCGGGTCTGCGAATACGCCTTGTGAAGCATTTCATAGAGGAGAAAAGGATGGACGATGCTTTCAAATATTGCTTTGATATAGAAATGAAGTTTACCGAAACGTTCCAACAGTCGATCGAATGGACCAATGCCATCTCATCCATGTTGACCAAGTACGTTGAACAGAACGTCAACACCTACCAATCGAATTGGAACTACTGGCTTCTGTCCATTTTAACCCTTGACCGCCAAATTTACCTCAACCTTTTGGCTGATTCGTCACTTCAATCAATCAAGCAGAGTAACCTGAAAGAAATAGCCACACTCTTGTTTGAACTGGACCAGACCCTACGCAAATTTGCCGACAAAGGGCGAAATGCGTGTCCAAATAAACAGCTTGCCGAGGAATTTCTCCGCCACTACCGTGGCCAGCTACTGCTTCACTCATCTTCTCTACTCTTTAAGCATGAGAAGCAAGGCAGCGGCAAAGCGCGAGATGTGACTACGAAATGTTTGCCGCTCCTGTTCCTGGCATATCAGTGTGGCGTTCCGGACTCGGACGAACCATGGCTGAAGCACACCAACGACATCACGCGGGGATTGGTAGCTTACTGGAACAAACAGGCCAGTTTTCGGTGCTGTCAGGCCGGCGGAACGATACTATCTTGCATTGACGAAAGTGTGGACGCGTCGGTGATTGCTCAGATCCAAAGTGTGACGGAGAGTAAAATTTGGAATACCGCGGAAGATCTGGTCAATCAG gTTCGCCAGTTTTGCTCCGATGTCGGTTGGAAGAAACACGTTTTCCGTGCGTTGTACAGCAATAATGGGGATCACGTTTCAAAAATGTCATCTTCCTATTTTATGCAGAGCGGTTCCATTGGCGAGCCTCAGTATGTGCTCCCTAAGCGAGAACATATGCAAATGTATCTGGAGATCGCCCAATACCTGTACCCGTCTTCGCTGGCTTACCAAATCTATCTGGGTCTCGGCGTAGAAGACTTATCCGAACTGAAATGCAAATCGTTCAAAGGACTGAACTTTTCTACCAACAATTTGGACAATTGTAACGTTGAAACCCTAAATCAACTGGATGTGGATTGTTTCCTATACTGCTCGATTTTGGTAGCGAAAAGTTGCATGGAAGGAGAAAGGAAATATCAGGACAAAATCGATACTGGCAAACCCATAATCCTGCCTGCGCCCATCATGATTCCTACGCTATGTGAGGAGAATAAGCTGGATTGGTGGAACGCAGCAAGTGCCATTTTCAAGAACACAAAAATGGATAATATGTCTTCGAACAAGCAGCTGCTCCAACATGGCATCCAGGCAGTAAGAGGGACCGGAACACCGATAACGGATGTACTTGTTCTGCTTAAGCTGGGGAAGATTCTGGCGAAGCGTGTCACCTCCGCAATGGTACCAGAAGAGAGACGTCAGTTAGAGCTACGAACCGAAAGTGTTTACAAGGCGGGGGTTCTTTTGTGGAAAATGCGAAACGAAGCTTCGTTCAGTAGCACCAACATCTTCTTCAAGTATGGTATTGAATCGTTTGATTGCAGCCAAGAAGCGGTAAAGCTTGCCGAGGAAGCTCTGACCTACCTGGCTGGTGCATACTTCAGGCATGGGCGATACGAAGAATTCACGCACGATTTTGGAGGTATTCCATTACCATTTGCTGCTTATTTCAGAGCTGAAGCTTTTAAAAAATTGGATGAGTCGAGTAAGACGCCCCTGAAAACGAAGAAGTTTTACAGTGAAAGGGCTCGGGATTGTATGAAACAAACTCAAAAATATTTAGAGCTGCCCTACATTGAAAAAAGCCATCCTTTGCATTTCGTTGTTCATAGTGAAATCAAGCGTTTACAGTTCAACGATTCTATGGACGGAAGCTTGAACACCTCTCTCAATGGCTTCGGTACTGCTGGCGGTATTGATGACAGTGATCACTTCCAATCTTTCAGCTCTTCGACCAACACTGGGTTGAACAGATCGGAACGCGAGGCTGCTAATTTTTCCGCCAAGACCAATGAGTTGGAAAATCTGATTCGAAAGATGATGGAGACACTGAACATTGTGAAGGAGGACGTGTTGAACATAAGAAACGATGTGGGTGACATGCAGGAGCGGCTGGTGAAGATCGAAGAAAACATTCATAAGAAGCCTGCTGAAGATGATGCAAATAGAGCGGCTTCCGTGTTAAATGATCTGTACATTTTGGATGAATTGCAAAATCCCTCTTTCGCAAGCCAAGCAGCATATAATCCACCAATGCAGCAACTAACACCTAATATGGGCCCATCACATAATCGTTTACCTCCTGCTCATTCCGCAgctgcggcggcggcggcagcaGTGGCTATGCAACAAACAAATGCTGCTTACCAGCAATTTTACAACACATCTTATCCAATGTACATGCAACAGTATGCCCAACAACAAGGTCGCGCACAGATAGGATCCATTGCTTCACCCATGCATACTTATCCGGACAATAATCTTTTGGTACAAGCTTCTTCAGCTCCTTATTATCAGCAACAGCAGCCTTCCCTTCCACCAGTGGCACTGCCAACTCCACAAGTTCCTGTAGCAATCCCAAAAGGTTCATCGCTGATTGAACAGGCCCTTCAAACACCCACCCTCCTTAACACTTGGAATTCCACCTACAATTCTGCAATTCCAGCAACTTCAATGGCTCCACCGCTGGCCACTAGTTCAACTCCTCTGGAAAAAGCAGCGCCAGTCAATGTAGTAATAACCAACTCCGATCCTTTACCAACTAACATTTCGGTTGGAACTACGCAACCAATGTACAGCGTCACGATTCCACCACAACACATCAAACATAGCGTTGTTGGCAATACTCCAACGGTCACGCCAGTGGTCCCTTCGTCTGTACCAGTCGCTCTTCCTGCCTCGG CTCCGAAGGCAACATTGCCGACAACCATTATGCCGGGAATGTTCAGTCAAAGCATCAACTCATCTTTGACACTAAACACCAGCACTGCGGAACCTGAAGAAGACAACGACGAGGAGGATTCCGCCAATGTGTCTGGAGAGTACGATCCTCGGCCAGACTTCAAACCAATCATCGCCCTTCCAGATGAAATCGAAGTGAAAACCGgcgaagaagatgaagaacAGATATTTTGCGGTAGGTCCAAGCTATTGCGGATGGTTGATAAGGAGTGGAAAGAAAGAGGGCTGGGCGATCTAAAAATTCTCAAAAGCAAAACCGACCCGTCCAAGTATAGAATCGTTATGAGGCGAGAGCAAGTTCATAAGATTGCCGCCAATCATTCGATTTCACCGGAATTGATTATCAAACCGATGGAGAAGAATAACAAATGTTACACTTGGGCCGCAATGGACTTCGCTGACGAGGAACCTAGAAAGGAAACGTTCTGCGCACGGTTTGCGAGTGTGGAACTGGCCAAAGAATTCTATGATAAATTTAACGATGCTAAAAATGAGATAAACAAGCTGAAAAAACAGAAGGAAAATGCCGCAGCTACTCCCAACTTTGCATTCAGTACCCCTAAACCAGATACGTCATCAACCGCTACTAACAAATCATCATTTGCTGCAACTGTGCCGCCGATAAAACCAATTTTCGGAATGACTACAGTTGCCACAACAACTGCAGCTACGTCTACAACAACAGCTCCAAAACCATTCCAAGGTTTTACATTCACCAATAATTTTACACCTAAAACAACAACGGTCGAGGAAAAGCCAAAAGAACCGACGAAACCGAGTCCTTTTGCATCGTTCAGTTTCGGGGCTAACACGAAAACCGTTACACCTCCATCCGTTGATTCATCAACTGGTCAAAAATCTTTCACTGATATTTATAATAGCTTAAACAAGCTTACTGCTCCGTCGATTATTTCCACACCGGTGAATGTCGTCGCATCCAAGAACCCCGAAACGCAACCTTCGAATACTTCTCTCAACGAAGacgtggttgaagaattcgtccCCACCGCAGATTTCAAACCGGTGATTGCGCTACCTGAACTAGTTGAAGTGAAAACAGGCGAAGAAGGCTTTGATTGTGTGTTTGAACACCGAGCAAAAATTTTCCGCATGGACAAAACGGCTAAGGAATGGAAGGAACGTGGTATCGGAAACATCCGAGTGCTGGTAAACAAAGAGGACAACAACGTTGCTCGTTTACTGATGCGGCGGGAGCAGGTGCTGAAGTTGTGCTGCAATCAACTGATTACTAAAGACGTGAAGTTCACTCGTACCGAGAAGAACAACTCTTTGACCTGGGTGGGACACGACTACTCCGAGAATGAGTTGGTGGTCGAAACATTTGCTATTCGCTTCAAGACGGCTGACGTCCGTGATGATTTCCACAACATATTGACAAAGGTACAAGCCGCTATGGGCGATAAGCCACAATCCGATGCAACTTATAAAAAGGAAGACAAGAAAACTGAACCAAAAGGCTTTGGAGATAAGTTCAAACCTAAAGCCGGTTCGTGGACCTGCGAGTCATGTTATCTAACAAACAAGGCTGATGATGTGTACTGCATGGCTTGTAACAGTCCAAAGGATTCTACAGTGCCGAAAAAGGAAAGCAACTTGCTGGACACAATGTCGAAAACCACAAGTAAATTCACTTTCGGTGTGCAACCGGCTTCAAAGAAAGATCCACCTGTTGCAGGTTTTGGCGACCAATTCAAGCCAAAGGCCGGATCTTGGACTTGTTCTGGATGCTACGTCACCAATAAAGCCGATGACCTGTACTGTTTGGCATGTGATACTCCGAAAGACTCCACAGTTcctaaaaaagaaaataaaggaGTTCTTGGAGCTGCCGGAGATGGTCCTAAGCTTACGTTTGCATCCGGTGGTGGTTTCACGTTTGGCGTTCCAGCTGTCACATCCACTGCTACTATTAGTAGTAGTGTTGTGACAACTACCACTGGATCAGGCTTCACCTTTGGATCTACACccggatctggattcactttcgGAATCAACCTTCCAAAACCGGCTGTCACAGCAACGCCTTCAACTATATCGACTGACGTTGCTACTGCGGTAACATCTACGACTGCGTCCAGTAGTTTCAAGTTTGAGCTTCCGAAACCGACGTTGTCTTTTGGGCCCTCGCCAACGAAATCCACGGTAGACACTGCGAGTGCAACCACCCCTAGGTTGCCTGCTCCCGCCGAGAAGACATCGTTCGAGTTCGTGTTCAAGCCGAAATCTCCGGGGAAACCGAAAAGTCCGGGTCGCACTTTGAGCACTGGATCTGCCAATGACGATGCCGAATGTGAAGCGGAAGGGGAAGAATGTGCCGAGGAGGAGAACAACACCTACTTCACACCGGTGATTCCGCTTCCGGATAAG GTTGATGTTAAAACGGGTGAGGAAGATGAAGATGTGCTGTACTCACACAGATCGAAGTTGTACCGCTATGTTGACAAAGAATGGAAAGAACGAGGTATCGGTGATGTTAAAATCTTAAAACACAAAACCAATGGAAAACTGAG AGTGGTCATGCGTCGAGATCAAGTActgaaaatatgtttgaatcatGCCCTGGATAGCGATGTGCAGTACCAGAAGAAGGACGATAAGTCGTGGCAGTTTATTGCGAACGACTTCTCGGAAGGAGTTTTCGAAGTGATGAACTTTTCATTGCGCTTTAAGAATGCCGAAATTGCAAATGACTTCAAAATCGCAATCGATCGTGCCCTTTCCGGTGAAGCAACCAAAGCTTCATCACCGGCTTCCAACATACTCAACGCTACATTGGATTCCACTATTTCGACTCCGATCAGTAACCTCAACTTTTCACAGCTGAGTGATATTTCGCTGGACGAAAAAGCAATAATTGATAAGCACAAATTGCCCGCAAACTTTTTCGACAGCCCTAAACAACCGTGCCCGGGCTGTCGTGGCTGTGATCCGGATGGCTTTGTCTTTCCAACGTACGACCTTGCTATGAATAGAGATCTCCTGGACCAAAAACCGTTACCGATGAATGTGAACGACGTGAAACCCGTGCCCATTACACGAAAAATTACGAGATCACCAAAGAAAGTGAGCTTTTCCGAATCGAATGAAGACGAAAAGGTGAACAATCTGTTCGGCTCGTTATCTACGACCACAACAGTCGGGAAAACCACCGACAGCAAGTCTTCACCATTCTCTATCAGTAGTTTTGTTTCGGCGGAAAAACAATCGTCAGCATCTACGGTTTTCGGAACCGCGTCAATACCTACAACAGATCAGTCAACTCCCAAGTCTATTTTTGGAG GTTTTGCATCCGGAACCACCTCGGGCACACCCGTTACTGGATCGATTTTTTCCTCTTCTCTGAATACAACCCCTAAAACTGTGCTTCCATCTTCGCAAACGGACAAGTCGAAGTCACCACTACTACAGCCCTCCGTGTTTGGTTCTGTAGGTTCCGGGTCTAGTTTGAACAAGTCGGCTGAGGGAGTTCAACTGTTTGGTTCCGGTTTCGGACAAATCAGCACGGCCAGCGCGAATAtctttggaggaactcccggctCAACCACGAAGTCGGAAACTCCCGCCAATACCCCAATTAGTAATGTAACGACACCCGCGCTGGGTTCCGCCGGAAGCGGTAATATATTTGGTGGATTTGGTAACAGCTCCTCTACTCCGGTGTTTGGGTCCCTTTCCACGAGCGCAAATCTTACAGGAGGTTTCAGTTTTGCCGATGCTGCCAAAGGATTTGACAAGCAAACAATCATTGAGTCAGATTTGCTTAAAAAGATGGAAACGGGCGTGAGCTTTGCATCACTTGCTAccggaaaatctgaaaatttcttGACCAAACAAAACGCCCCCAATACTGGGTTCGTAGGTCTAACGGTGAAGGAGGATGTCTTCACCAGGATGGCTAACAGCAGCAAAAATGATAGTACCGGCGACACTGACGACAAAGGGGAAGCAGCGGGTGGTGATGAGAACTATGACCCCCATTATGAACCTATTATACAGTTGCCGGACGAAATCGAAGTGCGGACTGGCGAGGAGGAAGAGACAAAATTGTTCGGTTGCAGAGCAAAGCTATACCGGTACGACGCGGATACAAAGGAGTGGAAAGAACGAG gTGTTGGTGAGCTGAAAATTTTGTTCCATCCTGAACGAAAGAGCTACAGGTTGCTGATGAGGcgagaacaaatttttaaacttgTGCTAAACCACGTAATCTCCAGCGACCTACTTGTGACATCGATGAACAGCAAAGCGTTCATTTGGGCCGCCATGAATCATGCCGAGGAGGGTCCTCAGTTGGAAAAGTTAGCGGCGCGATTTAAGAACGAGGACCTTGCCGGTAACTTCAAGACTATACTGGATCAGTGCCAGGAAAATCTTCGACAAAAACCAGATCTAGAACCGGATCAGGACTAA